The genomic segment CACCGTCAATTGCAGATGCTTCTCTTAATTCTGCCGGAATTGACTGATAATAAGTTCTTGCAAGAATCATATTCCAAACGTTAAATGCTCCCGGAATCAAAACCGCCCATACTGTATTTACCATATGCAGCTGATTGATCAAAATAAATGTTGGAATCATTCCTCCCCCAAAAAACATTGTGATCAGAAAAATCAGATTAAAAAATTTTCTTCCCACAAATTCTTTTTTAGACAGAGGAAAGGCTGCCAGTAATGTTACAAAAACTGAGATCACTGTAAATACAAATGAATACAGAAAAGAATTCAAAAATCCGCGCCAGATCATCTCATTCTCCAGTACTCTTCTATAAGCATCCAAAGTCCAGTCCTTAATATCAGAGCTCAGTCCCTGATTATTCAAAACAGTAGGATCCATAAAAGATGCAAGCACTACATATATAATTGGAATCGCAATAGAAAGTACAAACAGTCCAAGAATCGTGAATCCAATTCCAAGGATCAGACGATCTGTCCTTGAATATTTTCTCTTCTTTTTCTCCATCTTCTCTTCCTCCTATAATCCCTCTCCATCATTCAGCTTCTTTACAACCCAGTTTACAAAAATCAACAGAATTACATTTACAACTGAATTAAACAGACCTACTGCCGTAGAATAACCATAATCACCGTTCAAAAGACCGATGCGATATACATATGTAGATAAAATTTCTGATGCCGGCAGGTTCATATCTGTCTGCAATGCATATGCCTTCTCAAATCCAATGCTCATAATATTTCCTGCCTGCAGGATAAACTGAATTACAATAATGTTCTTAATCGCCGGAAGCTCCACGTACCAGATCTGCTGCAAAAGGTTTGCACCATCCATAACTGCCGCTTCTTCCAACTCTTTGCTCGCATTAGATAATGCTGCAGTATACATAATAGATGCCCAGCCTGCAGTCTGCCAAATTCCACTTGCTATATAAATAGTACGGAAAGCAGATGGCATTGTCATCCAGTTTGTGCTAATCCCAAGCAGCCTGTTCAAAGGTCCTACCGGTGATAACAGCATACGAACCATACCACAAAGTACTATTACAGATATAAAATTCGGCATATAGATCAGAAGCTGTACTTTTTTCTTGATCCCTGTTTTTTGAATACGATTCATAAGTAATGCCAGAATAATCGGAACCGGAAATCCCCATAATAATCCATAGATACTCAGCTTTAATGTATTCATCAGATAGTTCATAAAATCCGGTGATGATAAAAAACGTCTGAAATATTCAAGTCCAACCCATGGACTTCCAAGTACTCCCTTGATTACATTATAATCTTCAAACGCAATCAAAAGCCCTCCCATCGGAAGATACTTAAAAATGATTGTCAGTAAAAGTCCCGGCATTAAGAAAAAAAGATATAACTGCCAGTTTTTCTTCACATACGTAACCTTATTTCTCCACGTCTGCTTGCTTACGGGCTTTGCTTGGTTCTGCACTGTTTTCATGCACTTTTTCCTCCATTCCTTTCATACATTGTTCATGAAACCGGTTAAGTAACCGGTTACTTTATAATCTGATGTTACTACATCACACACTCTCTGTCAACACTTTTCTTCATTAAAATAACCGGTTACGTAATCGGTTATTTTAATATTGCCTTTTTGTATAATAATTGCTATACTAAAAAAAATATTTGCATTTATTTATAAGGAGAATAAGTTTCATGTCAAAAAAACAGGTGACATTTGCAGATATTGCAGCATATACCCATTTTTCAAAAACTACAATATCAAGATATTTCAATCATCCTGATTCCCTTACACTTGAAAATCAGGAAAAAATTTCTCAGGCCCTTGATACCCTTGGCTATAAAAAAAATAAACTTGCAAAAGTTCTGGCGAATGGAAAAAGTGAATTTATCGGAATCATTATTCCGAATCTTTATCTGCATTATTATTCTGAAATGCTGACACAGCTGCTGTCCAGCTACAGTGATTATCACTACAAATTTCTCGTCTTTAGCAGTGAACATGAGGCTGAAGAAGAACAGCAATATATTGAAGAGCTCCTATCCTATCAGATTGAAGGTCTCATTGTTTTAAGTCATACGCTGTCATCAAAACAATTATCCTCCTATCAGATTCCCATCGTTGCCATTGAACGTGAAGCGGAATATATCAGCAGTGTTACCACTGACAACTATATGGGTGCGCTTCAGGCTACCACTCTGCTGATCCGTGATAAATGTGATATACTGATCCATATCAATGTCAATGTTGAGAAAACAGTTCCTGCTTACGACCGTATTCGCGCATTTAAGGAAACCTGTGAAGAATATCAGGTTCCTTATGATATTGATCTAAGTGTAAGCGGTAATTCTTATCAGGAAATTTTAAATGAAATAAGACGTATTTTTACAAGAATAGAAGAGAAATATCCCAATCAAAAAAAAGGCATTTTCCTTTCCAACGATACCTATGCAAACATGTTTCTTAACCTGATTTTCCAGAAATACCGAGAATTACCCTCTTTCTATGAAATCATAGGATTTGATAATTCTCCCATTGCCAGTGAGGCAATTCTCCCAATCACAACCGTTGGTCAGCAGATTGATATTATTGCACAGACTGCCATGGAGCTTCTGGTTCAACAGATGGAAGAACAAAAAAAACGTTCCCCTAAACCACTGGAAAAGCCTGTCCATAAACAGATTGCTCCGATATTGATTCGCCGTAATACAACCAGTTAAAACTAACTTATTTTGGCAAAAAGGCTATTGCACTAATTACTCAGTGCAATAGCCTTATATTAAATCTTATCATTCAAGCGGATATTCGCAATCCGCTTCGCTACTTGCTCATAACCGATTCCCTCACCTTTTCCACTGATAACGGTTGTTGTCATAATACACTAAATATTGATTGTAATTATCTTATTCCATATGATCTTTTTCAGTTATTTTGCGAATAACCCGGCATGGATTTCCAGCAGCCAGACTATATGGAGGAATATCCCTTGTCACAACACTTCCTGCTCCTATTACACATCCCTCTCCTATGGTAACACCACCACAAACAACCACATTGGATGCCAGCAATTATCTTTTATAGTAATTGGTTTCGCCTATTCAAGATTATAAAAGCTTCCATCTTCTTTTTTTCTGCTATTACGTTCTTCAGGTAAAAATGGGTGCATGGGAGTTGCCAATGTGACATTTGGACCAATCATCACATTGTCTCCTATATGTACTTCACATACATCCAAGCAGGTGAAATTAAAAATTGTTCCAATTCTTTATCCGCTGGATCATATAACTCTCCACTTATCATTTTTTCTCTTTCTGTCATTTCTGATAACCTCCAGTAAAAATTTTATTACCAAGTTAGTTATTTCCGAGTACTTGATAAGTTGTTCCTACTGCAATAATATATAGATAAGGAGAATCACTGTCAATGCAATCGTAAAAATTTGCGATTGATTTTTTGATTAATTT from the Blautia wexlerae DSM 19850 genome contains:
- a CDS encoding carbohydrate ABC transporter permease; translation: MEKKKRKYSRTDRLILGIGFTILGLFVLSIAIPIIYVVLASFMDPTVLNNQGLSSDIKDWTLDAYRRVLENEMIWRGFLNSFLYSFVFTVISVFVTLLAAFPLSKKEFVGRKFFNLIFLITMFFGGGMIPTFILINQLHMVNTVWAVLIPGAFNVWNMILARTYYQSIPAELREASAIDGANEIQHFFKIMMPVCKPIIAVLALWSFVGMWNSYFDAMIYLNDANLQPLQLVLRSILVQNTPQPGMIADIQSTAEMAKVAEQLKYATIVVSSLPLLVMYPFFQKYFDKGIMVGSVKG
- a CDS encoding ABC transporter permease, translating into MKTVQNQAKPVSKQTWRNKVTYVKKNWQLYLFFLMPGLLLTIIFKYLPMGGLLIAFEDYNVIKGVLGSPWVGLEYFRRFLSSPDFMNYLMNTLKLSIYGLLWGFPVPIILALLMNRIQKTGIKKKVQLLIYMPNFISVIVLCGMVRMLLSPVGPLNRLLGISTNWMTMPSAFRTIYIASGIWQTAGWASIMYTAALSNASKELEEAAVMDGANLLQQIWYVELPAIKNIIVIQFILQAGNIMSIGFEKAYALQTDMNLPASEILSTYVYRIGLLNGDYGYSTAVGLFNSVVNVILLIFVNWVVKKLNDGEGL
- a CDS encoding LacI family DNA-binding transcriptional regulator, with amino-acid sequence MSKKQVTFADIAAYTHFSKTTISRYFNHPDSLTLENQEKISQALDTLGYKKNKLAKVLANGKSEFIGIIIPNLYLHYYSEMLTQLLSSYSDYHYKFLVFSSEHEAEEEQQYIEELLSYQIEGLIVLSHTLSSKQLSSYQIPIVAIEREAEYISSVTTDNYMGALQATTLLIRDKCDILIHINVNVEKTVPAYDRIRAFKETCEEYQVPYDIDLSVSGNSYQEILNEIRRIFTRIEEKYPNQKKGIFLSNDTYANMFLNLIFQKYRELPSFYEIIGFDNSPIASEAILPITTVGQQIDIIAQTAMELLVQQMEEQKKRSPKPLEKPVHKQIAPILIRRNTTS
- a CDS encoding maltose acetyltransferase domain-containing protein — protein: MTEREKMISGELYDPADKELEQFLISPAWMYVKYI